Below is a genomic region from Ketogulonicigenium vulgare WSH-001.
CACCAGCGGGATGCCGGGGATCGTTGCGCCGATCACATCGCCTGCGCGAAGTTGCAGGCGCGCCAGATACCACAACGCGGGGGCGGTCAGCCCCGTATGCGGGTCATTGGCCAGCAGCGTGCCGCCACTTGCGACGCGCGAGGGGCCAGCGGCAAAGGCGTTCGAGGCGCCCTCGAACCCCGGCATGGGTGCAGCTTGCAGCATGTCGCGGGTGGTTGTGTTCAGCGCAAACTGGGTCGGCACGTCCTGGACAATCTCGGCATAGCGCGGCAGGGCGGCCAGCCCGTCGCCGGGGGCGTCAGGCAGCAGATCGGCGACACGTTCGGGCGGCAGCAGCAGCGAGGCTTGGGCGCGCAGCACTTCGGCCGGGATCTGCGCCTGCAGTTGCAGCGCCATCAGCTTCATCACGCCAAGGCTATCGGCGGGCTGCCAGGGCGCGATGGCATGGTTGAACAGCCACATCTCGGGCGCGCCGCGGCCCAGCGCGCCGCGGTTCACTTCCGCCAGCCAAGCGTTGACGCCCGCGCTATAGGCATACAGCGCAGCAAGCCCCGCCTCGTCCTGTGCGGCGACCGAGTCTGTTGCCGCGCCATAAAGGTCGAGCCGCCGCATCAACGCATCGCTGGCATAGCTGCGCTGACCGAACAATTCCGACAACGTGCCCTGCACGGTACGGCGCGCCACGATCATCTGCCACAGCCGGTCCTGCGCATGGGCATAACCCAGCGCGAAATAGGCGTCAGAATCATTGGCGGCGAAAATATGGGGCACATCCGCCAGATCGCGGACGATTTCGACCGGGGCGGTGATGCCAGAAACCGTTGCAGTTGCATCATAATTGGGCAGCGAGCGCGACAAAAAGAACCAGATCAACCCGATGACGACAGCCGCAAACACGATGAGCCCAGTTGCAATGCGCAAGAGCCAGCGGAAAATCAAAATCATCGGCGAAACCTGTCGTCTGTTTGTGGGCACGCGCCTTGCAGGCCCGCGCGCTATCGCTATCGTCTTTTACAAATCAAGGCGAGAGGGGCAAGAAATGGCGAAGGTCGCATTTTTGGGATTAGGCGTGATGGGCGGGCCGATGGCAGGCCATCTGGTGGCCGCAGGGCATCAGGTCACGGTCTATAACCGCACGACGGCAAAGGCCGAGGCTTGGGTCGCCGCACATGGCCACGCCTTTGGCGAGACGCCGGAAAAGGCGGTGGCGGGCGCGGAATTCGTGATGACCTGCGTCGGCAATGACGATGATCTGCGCGCGATCTGTGCGGCGGCGTTTCCGGCGATGGCACGAGGCGCAACTTTCGTGGATCACACCACCGTGTCCGCGAAAATCAGCCGAGAAATGGCCGCTTTGGCCGAAAGCATGGGGCTCAATTACATCGACGCGCCGGTATCTGGCGGGCAGGCGGGCGCGGTGAATGGCGTGCTGTCGATCATGTGCGGCGGCCGGCCCGAGGTGTTCGAGGCCGCAGCCCCGATCATGGCCGCCTATGGCCGGATTTGCAAATTGCTGGGGCCTGCAGGCGCGGGTCAATTGGCCAAGATGTGCAACCAGATCGCCATTGCGGGTGTGGTGCAGGGGCTGGCCGAGTCGCTGCATTTCGCGAAATCGGCGGGGCTTGATGGTGCCGCGCTGGTCGAGGTGATCAGCCAAGGCGCGGCTGGCAGCTGGCAGATGGGCAACCGTGCCGCCACCATGCTGGCGGGCGAATATGATTTCGGCTTTGCCGTCGATTGGATGCGCAAAGATCTGGGCATCGTGCTGGATGCGGCCGAGGAAACCGGCGCCAGCCTGCCGCTGACCGCGCTGGTCGATCAATTCTATAAGGATGTGCAAAAGCTGGGCGGCGGTCGCTGGGATACATCCTCTCTGCTCGCGCGGCTTGAGAAATTCTAAAGAAAAGGGCCGGGGATCACCCGGCCCACACTCATTTCTCACTCATTTTTCCGGCAGCAGGCCGCGCGGGCTGAACCGCAAGACCAGCAACAACAACAGCCCCATCAGGAACAGCCGCGTATGGGGCGCGACATCGGTTAGGCGACCGCGCAGCCAGCCCTCGGGCATGGCGGCGGTGATATAACCGACAAGCTGTTGGCTGATCGGCTCGACCATGACCCACAGCCACCAGACCAGCATCCCGCCCAGCACCGCGCCAAAGTTGTTGCCCGATCCGCCGACGATCACCATCACCCAGATCAGGAAAGTAAAGCGCAGCGGCTGATAGCTGGACATCACAAGCTGGCCGTCCATCGTCGCCATCATCGCGCCTGCAAGGCCGCAAAGCCCTGATCCGATGACGAAAATCTGCAAGTGACGCTTTTTCACATCCTTGCCCATCGCACCTGCCGCGTTTTCATTGTCGCGAATGGCGCGCATCATACGCCCCCAGGGTGAATTCAACGCCAGCTGCGCCAGCACCAGCAGCACGATGACCACAGCCGCAAACATCAGCGAATAGTTCAACCGCACAAAGACGGTCGAGGCGGTGACCGCGTTCATGCCCAGATTGGCGGCCGCCGCGACAAATTCGGGCGAATTCTGCAAATCCAGCTCGTAGGGCACGGGACGGGGGATGCCGTTCACGTTTTTCACGCCGCGCGACAGCCAATCCTCGTTCTTCATGACGGCAAGGATGATCTCGGCAATGCCCAGCGTCGCAATGGCGAGGTAGTCCGAGCGCAGCCCAAGGGTGATCTTGCCGATAACCCACGCGACAGCCGCCGCCATCAGCGCCCCAACGGGCCATGACAGCACCACCGGCAGTCCCAGCCCGCCGAGATAGCCGGTCGAGGAGGGGTTCACCGCCTCGACCGCCTGCGTGCCGGGGACATAGACAAAGCGGAACAAAGCATAGCCGACCAGCACGATGGCGGTTGTGATCAGCCCTCGGCGCGGACCCGTGGGCAGGCGTTGATAGGTCATCACCGCAATGACAATCGTCGCGCCACCAATAAACAGGCCGATCACGATCCGAAGGCCGCCGGCCTGCCACGCATCAATCGTGGGCGGCATCGCGGTCAGCACCGCGCCCAGACCCCCCAGCGCGACAAAGCCCATCACCCCGATATTGAACAGCCCAGCATAGCCCCATTGCAGGTTCACGCCGAGGGCCATCACCGCCGAGATCAACCCCATATTCAGGATGATCAGCGCAAGGTTCGCGTTATAGGCCCAGCCCGTCCAGACCAGCAGCAACGCCATCCCAAGGAACAGCAGCAGCGTGCGAAGGCTTTGGTTTCCAGTGGTTTGCACATGGGTGCTCATAGCGATTTCCCCCTGAAAATGCCGGTCGGGCGGAACAGCAGCACGATGATCAGGATCGCAAAGCTGACGGCGAATTTGTAATCCGTGCCCAAAAGCTGCACGAGGCCCGCAGGCGCCAGCGCGTCAGGCAGCAGATAGGTCAGCACCTTTTTCCACGCATAGGTCACGATCACTTCGGAAAAAGCGATGATGAAACCGCCCGCGATGGCACCCAGCGGATTGCCAAGACCGCCCACCACCGCCGCCGCGAACATCGGCAGCAGCAGTTGGAAATAGGTGAAGGCCTTGAAGCTTTTATCCAGACCGTAAAGTACGCCCGCCGTGGTGGTCAGCGCCGCGACGATGATCCAGGTGACCATCACCACGCGGTCGGGGTTGATGCCCGATAGCAGGGCCAGATCCTCGTTATCCGAAAAGGCGCGCAGGGATTTGCCGGTGCGGGTGCGGTTCAGGAACCAAAACAGCAGTGCCACGGCAATGGCGGCGGTCACCACAGTAATCACCTGCGTCATGCGCAGCGACAGCGCCTCGTCCAACCCCGACCAATCGCGAAATTCGCGTGCGGCGATGATGAACCGGGTGCCATCGGCGAAGAGCACATCATCGACACCGATGCCGAACCGGACGACAAAGTTCATGATGAACATCACGCCCAGCGACACCATGGTCATCACGACCGGCGCGGCGCGGCGGCGGCGATAGAACCGAAACACGGTGCGGTCCATCAGCAGCATCATCAGCGCGGTGACGATGATCCCAAACGGCAGTGCCAGCAGCGCGGTCGGGAAGGGGCCAAAGGTGATCCCTAGGCCCAGCAGCAGATTGGTAAATCCAATCGTGATCATCGTGCCAAAGGCCATATTATCGCCATGGCCGAAATGCGAGAACCGCAAAATGCCATAGATCAGTGTTGCCCCCAGGGCCCCGAGCGCAAGCTGTGCCCCATAGGCGGTGGCGGGGATGATGATGAAATTCAGCAGCGCGACGCCGGCGTTTATCAGATCAAGCATCCTCAGCCCCCCAAAAACGTGCGGCGGACATCGGGATCGGCCATCAGCTCGGCCCCCGAGCCGGTATAGGCATTCGCGCCTTGCACAAGGACATAGCCGATATCGGCGATCTCTAGCGCTTGGCGGGCGTTTTGTTCGACCATCAAAATGGTGATCCCGCTGCGTGCGATTTCGATAATCCGATCAAAGAGTTCATCCATCACAATCGGGCTGACGCCTGCCGTCGGCTCGTCCAGCATCAACAGTTTGGGCTGGGTCATCAGCGCGCGACCCACAGCGACCTGCTGACGCTGGCCGCCCGACAGCTCACCCGCATGTTGGCGACGCTTGGTGCCGAGGATCGGAAAGAGTGTATACACCTGTTCCAGCGTCGGACGGATGTCGTCGCGGCGCAAAAAGGCCCCCATTTCAAGGTTCTCCTCGACGGTCATCGAGGTGAAAATGTTATGCGTTTGCGGCACAAATCCCATGCCCTGCGCCACGCGGTCCTGCGGCGACAGGGCGGTGATATCGGCGCCGTCCAGCGTGACGCTGCCCTCGCGCAACGCCAGCATCCCGAAAATCGCCTTCATCGCGGTGGATTTTCCGGCACCATTGGGGCCGACGACCACGCCGATCTGGCCTTTTTCCACGCTGATCGTCGCGCCGTTCAGAATATCCGCACCGCGCCCATAGCCGCCGCGCATCGCGCTTGCGTTCAGAAACGTCATGCGGAGACCACCTTATTTTTCAGACCGGTGCCAAGGTAAGCCTCGATCACCGCCTCGTTTTGCATGATCTGATCGGCCGAGCCCTGGGCCAGCACCTGACCTTCGGCCATGACGATCACCGGATCACACAGGCGACCGATGAAATCCATGTCATGCTCGATCACGCAGAACGTATAGCCGCGCTCGCGGTTCAGGCGCACGATGGCATCGCCGATCGTGTTCAGCAGCGTGCGGTTCACGCCGGCACCAACCTCGTCCAGAAAGACGATCTTGGCATCGACCATCATGGTGCGGCCCAGCTCCAGCAGCTTTTTCTGCCCGCCCGAGATATTCGCCGCCTTTTCATCCGCCAGATGGCTGATGGTCAGGAATTCCAGCACCTCATCCGCCTTTTGCCGCAAGGCGCGTTCCTCGTCCCGGATGCGGGTGCGCTGGAACCAGGCGTTCCACAACGTCTCGCCCGATTGGCCGCCGGGCACCATCATCAGGTTTTCCCGCACCGTCATCGAGGAAAATTCATGTGCGATCTGAAACGTGCGCAGCAAGCCTTTGTGAAACAATTCATGTGGGGGCAGGCCGGTGATATCCTCGCCATCCATTTCGACCCGGCCCGATGTGGGCGGCAGGCGGCCTGCGATGACGTTGAACAAAGTGGTCTTTCCCGCGCCATTGGGGCCGATCAGCCCGGTGATAGAGCCGGTTTCAATGCGCAACGACGCGCCGTTGACGGCGCGAAAGCCGCCGAAATGCTTGTGCAAGTCGTGGACAACGATCATGCAAATCTCCCTGTGGCGGCCTGCCCATCTGGGGGCACCGCGGGTTATCCCGTCTGCCGCAAATGAATGGGGGCGCGCCCGCGGCACGCCCCCTTTGAAATCAACGCCAGTTCACGACGTTCATGGCACCATCGGCGAATTCAACCTCGCGATAGCTGCCCGCGCTTTCGCCGGGGCCGATCAGCTCGACCGCCGAGGCACCGACATAATCGACGTCACCGCCGCCTGCGATGATTTCCAACGCTTTGGCAATCTCGCCGGGCAGGATCGGCTCGCCGGGGGCGTTGGCAACAGTCATGACATGCTCTTTGTAAACCGCAGGATCGCTTGAGCCTGCCGCCGCCATGGCCAGAATGATCAGCGCCGCCGCATCATAGCTTTCCGC
It encodes:
- a CDS encoding NAD(P)-dependent oxidoreductase, with protein sequence MAKVAFLGLGVMGGPMAGHLVAAGHQVTVYNRTTAKAEAWVAAHGHAFGETPEKAVAGAEFVMTCVGNDDDLRAICAAAFPAMARGATFVDHTTVSAKISREMAALAESMGLNYIDAPVSGGQAGAVNGVLSIMCGGRPEVFEAAAPIMAAYGRICKLLGPAGAGQLAKMCNQIAIAGVVQGLAESLHFAKSAGLDGAALVEVISQGAAGSWQMGNRAATMLAGEYDFGFAVDWMRKDLGIVLDAAEETGASLPLTALVDQFYKDVQKLGGGRWDTSSLLARLEKF
- a CDS encoding branched-chain amino acid ABC transporter permease, with the protein product MSTHVQTTGNQSLRTLLLFLGMALLLVWTGWAYNANLALIILNMGLISAVMALGVNLQWGYAGLFNIGVMGFVALGGLGAVLTAMPPTIDAWQAGGLRIVIGLFIGGATIVIAVMTYQRLPTGPRRGLITTAIVLVGYALFRFVYVPGTQAVEAVNPSSTGYLGGLGLPVVLSWPVGALMAAAVAWVIGKITLGLRSDYLAIATLGIAEIILAVMKNEDWLSRGVKNVNGIPRPVPYELDLQNSPEFVAAAANLGMNAVTASTVFVRLNYSLMFAAVVIVLLVLAQLALNSPWGRMMRAIRDNENAAGAMGKDVKKRHLQIFVIGSGLCGLAGAMMATMDGQLVMSSYQPLRFTFLIWVMVIVGGSGNNFGAVLGGMLVWWLWVMVEPISQQLVGYITAAMPEGWLRGRLTDVAPHTRLFLMGLLLLLVLRFSPRGLLPEK
- a CDS encoding branched-chain amino acid ABC transporter permease; translated protein: MLDLINAGVALLNFIIIPATAYGAQLALGALGATLIYGILRFSHFGHGDNMAFGTMITIGFTNLLLGLGITFGPFPTALLALPFGIIVTALMMLLMDRTVFRFYRRRRAAPVVMTMVSLGVMFIMNFVVRFGIGVDDVLFADGTRFIIAAREFRDWSGLDEALSLRMTQVITVVTAAIAVALLFWFLNRTRTGKSLRAFSDNEDLALLSGINPDRVVMVTWIIVAALTTTAGVLYGLDKSFKAFTYFQLLLPMFAAAVVGGLGNPLGAIAGGFIIAFSEVIVTYAWKKVLTYLLPDALAPAGLVQLLGTDYKFAVSFAILIIVLLFRPTGIFRGKSL
- a CDS encoding ABC transporter ATP-binding protein; the protein is MTFLNASAMRGGYGRGADILNGATISVEKGQIGVVVGPNGAGKSTAMKAIFGMLALREGSVTLDGADITALSPQDRVAQGMGFVPQTHNIFTSMTVEENLEMGAFLRRDDIRPTLEQVYTLFPILGTKRRQHAGELSGGQRQQVAVGRALMTQPKLLMLDEPTAGVSPIVMDELFDRIIEIARSGITILMVEQNARQALEIADIGYVLVQGANAYTGSGAELMADPDVRRTFLGG
- a CDS encoding ABC transporter ATP-binding protein, whose amino-acid sequence is MIVVHDLHKHFGGFRAVNGASLRIETGSITGLIGPNGAGKTTLFNVIAGRLPPTSGRVEMDGEDITGLPPHELFHKGLLRTFQIAHEFSSMTVRENLMMVPGGQSGETLWNAWFQRTRIRDEERALRQKADEVLEFLTISHLADEKAANISGGQKKLLELGRTMMVDAKIVFLDEVGAGVNRTLLNTIGDAIVRLNRERGYTFCVIEHDMDFIGRLCDPVIVMAEGQVLAQGSADQIMQNEAVIEAYLGTGLKNKVVSA